From a single Anaerolineaceae bacterium oral taxon 439 genomic region:
- a CDS encoding phenylalanine--tRNA ligase subunit beta has product MLMNIPLSWLKDFVEINLPLEEIARVMTMAGLEVDEVRLLGLAAPDNDRHGFKFTGLSWPADKFVVAEIQEVNAHPDADRLVLCELDDGTGIRTILTGAPNLYPYKGKGRIEPPLKVAYVREGAVLYDGHKPGFELTKLKKTKIRGFETNSMVCSEKELGLSEESDGIILFDSDAPTGTPLADYIGDAVFVVDILPNMARNACIRGVAREIAAQLKLPLKSPCRPVQPSGAPIDGLASIEIRDPELNPRFILGYADGLRAQPSPRWVQRRLNAAGMRPINSIVDATNYVMLELGLPLHAFDYDSLVRRANGAAPAIVTRHARSGEVLKTLDDVERTLDDSMMLVTDGAGALSIGGIMGGMESEILPETTRVLLESAAWNFVNIRKTATKLRLSSEAGYRNSRGVHPNIAREACEACLSRMVDWSGGRIAPGTIDRYPNVFPDTVNELSADDIERALGVRIPLSEVAEYLRRLEFDVEAIDSGERLRVTTPAHRLDIGEGLIGKADLIEETARLYGYDRIPTTRMSDELPPAYANPMIQFENKVRDELASVGLYEIITYRMTAPEREARFFGTAAERCVRLANPISPDRSVLRTSLLPGVMEVVERNVRLHDEIGFFEVGPVFIPVDGEALPREEIRLSAAMSGKRFVDSWDHHSDERINFFDLKAVLETLTAGLHLPKLTLVPTVLPYFHPGKAAEIRIDDTPVGVIGELHPSSQKNYDLTGNTVAVMDLSLETLQSLADVNYPIRPISTFPMIFEDIAVIVDEALPAAEVIALIRQSGGKILKKVELFDIFRSEAIGSDKKSLAFSLAYQSDEKTLTDKDATAIRNKIVRRLEQVFGAKLRSS; this is encoded by the coding sequence ATTCTGATGAACATTCCTCTTTCCTGGTTAAAAGATTTTGTTGAAATAAATCTCCCGCTCGAAGAAATCGCCCGGGTCATGACGATGGCGGGGCTGGAGGTTGACGAGGTCAGGCTGTTGGGGCTGGCGGCGCCGGATAACGACCGGCACGGCTTTAAATTTACCGGGCTGTCCTGGCCCGCGGATAAATTCGTCGTCGCCGAAATTCAGGAAGTCAACGCGCATCCCGACGCCGACCGGCTGGTTCTCTGCGAGCTGGACGATGGAACGGGCATCCGGACGATCCTGACCGGCGCGCCGAACCTCTATCCGTATAAGGGGAAGGGCCGGATCGAGCCGCCGCTGAAGGTCGCTTACGTTCGCGAGGGAGCGGTTCTCTACGACGGGCATAAACCGGGTTTTGAGTTGACGAAGCTGAAAAAAACGAAGATTCGCGGGTTTGAGACGAATTCGATGGTCTGCTCTGAGAAGGAGCTGGGCTTATCGGAGGAGAGCGACGGGATTATCCTTTTCGACAGCGACGCGCCGACAGGGACGCCGCTCGCGGATTACATCGGCGACGCGGTCTTTGTGGTCGATATCCTTCCGAATATGGCGCGGAACGCCTGTATCCGCGGGGTCGCCCGCGAAATCGCGGCGCAGCTCAAGCTTCCGCTCAAGTCGCCGTGCCGTCCGGTCCAGCCGAGCGGCGCGCCGATCGATGGGCTGGCTTCAATCGAAATTCGCGATCCGGAATTGAACCCGCGCTTTATTCTGGGGTATGCCGATGGGCTCAGGGCGCAGCCGAGTCCGCGCTGGGTCCAGCGGCGGTTGAACGCCGCCGGGATGCGTCCGATTAATAGTATCGTCGACGCGACGAATTACGTCATGCTTGAGTTGGGCTTGCCGCTGCATGCGTTCGATTACGATTCGCTTGTCCGGCGGGCGAACGGCGCCGCTCCCGCGATTGTTACGCGCCATGCGCGCAGCGGCGAGGTCCTGAAGACGCTGGACGACGTCGAACGGACGCTGGACGATTCGATGATGCTCGTGACCGACGGCGCCGGCGCGCTTTCGATCGGCGGAATCATGGGCGGGATGGAGAGCGAGATCCTTCCGGAAACGACGAGGGTTTTGCTTGAATCAGCGGCCTGGAACTTCGTGAATATCCGGAAAACGGCGACGAAGCTGCGGCTGAGCAGCGAGGCTGGGTACCGGAACAGCCGCGGGGTCCATCCGAATATTGCGCGCGAGGCCTGCGAGGCCTGCTTATCGCGGATGGTCGACTGGAGCGGCGGGCGGATCGCTCCGGGAACGATCGACCGGTACCCGAACGTTTTCCCGGATACGGTCAACGAGCTCAGCGCGGACGATATCGAGCGCGCGCTGGGCGTTCGGATCCCGTTATCCGAAGTCGCGGAATACCTGCGTCGGTTGGAATTCGACGTTGAAGCGATCGACAGCGGCGAACGGCTCCGCGTGACAACCCCGGCGCACCGGCTCGATATTGGAGAAGGGCTGATCGGGAAGGCCGACCTGATCGAGGAGACTGCGCGTCTTTACGGGTATGACCGGATTCCGACGACGCGGATGAGCGACGAGCTTCCGCCGGCGTATGCGAATCCGATGATCCAGTTTGAGAATAAGGTCCGCGACGAGCTCGCGAGCGTCGGTTTATACGAAATTATCACGTACCGGATGACGGCGCCGGAGCGCGAGGCGCGGTTCTTCGGGACGGCAGCAGAGCGCTGCGTCCGGCTGGCGAACCCGATTTCGCCCGACCGGTCCGTTTTGCGGACGAGCCTGCTCCCCGGAGTGATGGAAGTTGTCGAACGCAACGTCCGTCTTCATGACGAGATCGGATTTTTCGAGGTGGGGCCGGTTTTTATCCCGGTCGACGGCGAGGCGCTCCCGCGCGAAGAGATTCGGCTTTCGGCCGCGATGAGCGGGAAACGCTTCGTAGACAGCTGGGATCATCATTCGGACGAACGGATCAACTTTTTCGATCTGAAAGCCGTTCTGGAAACGCTGACCGCAGGGCTTCACCTCCCGAAGCTGACGCTCGTCCCGACCGTCCTTCCGTATTTCCATCCCGGCAAGGCGGCTGAGATCCGGATAGACGATACGCCGGTCGGCGTGATTGGCGAGCTGCATCCGTCTTCGCAAAAGAACTATGACCTGACGGGGAACACGGTTGCGGTGATGGACCTGTCGCTGGAAACGCTGCAGTCGCTGGCGGACGTGAATTATCCGATCCGTCCGATTTCGACGTTCCCGATGATTTTTGAGGATATTGCGGTGATCGTCGATGAGGCGCTGCCGGCCGCGGAGGTGATCGCGCTGATCCGGCAGTCGGGCGGAAAGATCCTGAAGAAGGTCGAGCTGTTCGATATTTTCCGGTCGGAGGCGATTGGATCGGACAAGAAAAGCCTTGCGTTCAGCCTCGCGTACCAGTCCGACGAAAAGACGCTGACGGATAAGGACGCGACGGCGATCCGGAATAAGATCGTCCGCCGCCTGGAGCAGGTTTTCGGCGCAAAGCTGCGCAGTTCGTAG